The sequence below is a genomic window from Gopherus evgoodei ecotype Sinaloan lineage chromosome 9, rGopEvg1_v1.p, whole genome shotgun sequence.
ACTACTACAATTCTCAAAAACTAATAAACTAGTTTTTTATAGACTATATACAAATAGAAGGTAATTACATCAGAATCTGCATAGTTTTAAAGTTGTTAAGTTATACTCTGCCATAGGGATAAGTAGCCAAGATGAATTTGAGCTTCCTTGTTCATTAGATGTACAGTGCCCAATTTATTTTAAACGTGccaagattttggggggaggggaactcaAAGCTGCTGCTCCAGATACATATGCTGAATTATATAAGACAAATTCAGGAGAGAGTAAAATTGAGAGGATGAATATAAGTGGAGGTAAGCCATATGTCCTTAGAACACACACAATACAAGCAGTATTCTGAATTTCCCTGAAAAAATAGTGCAATTTTCTTAGCATGATATTTACTGTATCAAATTAAGAGGTGTTTTATTTCTATGCAAAATACTATTTCTGAAATATTCCAATGTTCTCTAAACTATCTGATTTTTATGGAATTCTATGCTTTAAATTTAGCTTTTGTACCCAAGTATTTACACTTTACAAAAACTGGAGAATTTCTAATAAACTATATTTTATATACTTACACAAACTTAATTTGTACATATCCTATTGTATTTTGCTGTTACATTTTGTAGATCAAAACTTACATATACAATAATTTACAAAGGTAGAAGCCTCAAGTGTCAAACATTccctttaaaataattatattatcTATGAACAGTCCTTTACAAATCCTATATTGCAAAATGTACTCAATTGCCTGAAAATCATTAAAACTTCCAAGTATATGCAAATATGAATTAAAATATCAAGTAGCAAAGTTTGTGCTGCTTTAAGTGCTTGTAACTCTAATGAAAAAATACCTGAAAGGAGCAAATTATAAATGTAACAATAGAAGCCTCTGAAATGAACGTCAAACCAAGTTCGTTGAAAGATTCAGTCAATGCACAAtctattatctgcaaattttatatacTGAAATCCCTTTAAATACTTGATAAAGAATAAATTTGTTAAAGGAATAGATTAAAATGCTCTAGCTACACATTTAAGAGGTTCCCAACTCATTACTCATAATCTGaagaattttaaactattttggTATAAAAGCTGCTCTGAATAGGCAAGTTTCATTTTAGAAAACATATAAAAGCTAAGCTTATTGCTACTATTTGACATTTAAGTAATGTCTTTGTGGATCCTATTTTTTAGATATATATACGTCTTCTTGAGAACCGTTCTTTATTTTTGGCAAATTAATGAAAGCAATATTTTCTGGATTTTTACTGACGGAACCGAGAATCAAAAATATATGTAGTGTTCCacagctaactttaaaaaaaaaaaaaggagtttgcAACTTATTTTCCCCAAAGCCACCACAATCCTCATCCATTTATTCTAAAATCTTCATCTGCAATATAAAAGTTAGCCTTTCTATACAGTTATCTTGTTTTCAGATACGTACTGAGCAAGTTGAATTGTTAATTACAAGTTTCTTGTCACCTAAAGTCCTCAGATTTGGAATTATTTTGAACAATAAAAACTGGAGTAGTTTTCAGTTTActagaaaaaaatctatttctgaGCACTTTGCTTTTGAAAGCTCAAGAAGATAATACAACTCTCATTTTTGTCTCAAAAAGTCTAAGGCCCCTAAGGCTACAAAGACTTACACACATCCTTACATTTATACACTGTGaaaagccccactgaagtcaatggctctattcacagtgcataaaattaagcacatggttatgtctttgcaggatcaggacctaatgATGCAATAAATTAAtgcatactaaaaaaaaaaaaatcaaaccatatTTCTAATTGTATCAAACTTTTACAAAATACACTTCTAAAGCATCCCATATAAGCTTCCCATGTTGGATAACGTTTCCTGTCCACAGATTCTGAAAGGCACAGATGAATTGAAGAGACTGTTCTTTCAAGTCTTCCAACTATGGAGACAATCTAAAAAATTTCATGTTAGGAAGAGGTCCAATATAAGGCATTCAGATATTCCTTTTTGTATTATAGATCTACAGTAAGCACCACTTATGGTTACAATGTTcaaagaaagaaacattttttccttcaaaaatgaGTTTGCACATGGGACATCATTTGTGAGGGAGATGCTGATGAGGCTGATGAATTGGAAATCTTAGAATTATTTGTGATCTGTAGTTCTTCAAGTCTTCTCATGTAGTCATCACGCAGTGCTAGAAGCTCCATGTAACGCTGCTCCACGGGATTTGgctgctggaaaaaaaacaaaacaaaacaacaaaggtGACTTTTACAATGTTATTTTGACCAGGTTTTCTCAGCATGAGATTGTTCCAACTCTACCTAACAATCTGGCAGCACCCAACATTTGGGCTCTCCAGCGTCACAAACAGTAAAATCTTCTCAAAAGGGTTTCCTCATATCTATCCTCCTTTCCTCACAACAAGAGATTTATATCCAGCTTTATCCAAAGCCAGTTTATGCTACTTCAATATCAGTCAGAAAAGCTTGCTGCTGAATGATGAGAGGGTTGTTTGTTCCCTTTTTCCCATTCTCAGGCCTTGTTTATACtaccacagtaagtcgacctaagttacgccattccagttatgtgaataacatacttggagttgatgtagcttaggtcgatATACTGCGGGGTCTACACTGCGCTGcattgacaggagatgctctcctatCAAGTTCCCGTACTCTTCTTGGAGTGGTGGATTACCGGAGTCAACCAGAGAGGGCTCCCCCATCAATTCTGCAGGTCGATTGTAGCAGCGCTGATctactggtaagtgtagacaagcccttagattggcGCTGCCACAATCGATGCAGTGGGTGTATGTCAAATATAAAGGAAAGAGTAGCATAAAATtcctccttggcagctgtactgaatcTCTTTACCTGTAAGAGGTCAAGatgctcaaataacctggttggcacctgaccagaaccaataaggaaagaagatactttcaaatcttgggggtggggggagggggcaggagtaaGGCGAGGTTTTGTTCatgctctctttgtttgttccctctctggacggagagagagaccagacatgTACAACATCTCCTAAAAACATTCCTGAAATGATCCatctaaaattacaaaaattgtaagtaaggcaAGGAAATGCGTTCTCTTTTGTTTTAGCCTGTGAATTTTCCCTATCTTAAGAGGTAGTTTTATTCcggtttttgtaactgtgaagctgagtcctgaggggagtcctctgtgttttaaatctttttattacctgtaaagttaccttacatcctgattttgcaggtgtgattcttttacttttttctttacaataaatttcttcttttaagaacctgattatctttaggacactaaaatcaaagggtctggtctgtactTACATTAAAGGCAAATGGTTggaatattattctcaagcctccccaggaaaaggAGTGAAGGGGCTtgaggggatattttggggaaatagggattccaagtgacccattcctgaatttttgtttaaatcacttggtggtagcagcaataccatccaaggacaaggaaaggaatttgtgctttgggaaagtttttaacctacGCTGATAGAATATAAGCTATGGGGATCTTTCATAtgggtccctacatctgtaccccagagttcagagcgTGGAAGGAACCGTGACAGTGTAAAGACTAGtaaagacccactaaattgatggGAGAGCATCCTGCAGCTGACTCCGGTAATCCATCACTCCGAGAAAAGTAAGAGAAGTAAACGGGAAAGCGTATCCCGTCAATACAACGTGATGTAGTCACCGCAGTTAAGTCAACCTAAACTACATCAACTCCAGTATATATATAGAGTCACATAAGCGTAGTGGCGTAACTTAGGTCGAGTTATTGTGCTCACAGACGTCATGAGCACATCTACCTCTTCACAACCCAAGAATTGAAAATCTAAGTCCAGATTTAAAGTCACAGTGTCTTGCTTGGAAGTGCTGGTAAATCATAAAGCTAGACCAATAATATATTAGCATccttataattaaaaataattattggtttgtttggattttttagggaggggagtgggtgttAAATAAAACCTTTGTACCTACGTTTTCCGAGTTCCTCCAAAAAATGCTAGTGCATTTTCTATTAGTAAATTCTCTAATGAAACTCTGGACATCTGTTTTATGAAATTTCTTgagcttcaggaaaaaaaactatTCAGATAAATAGCAGTTCTTTAACAGGGGATGGGGTGATAAGCATTTCCCTTCTGACATAATTCAATAAAACTTCAAATAATTTCTGTCTGTAGGGAGGAAATGATAAATTAAGTAGAAAAGAGATACTGCACGTGGCAAACTTAGAGGCACAGCCTTCAATTATGCCAGGTTCCACAAGTGTCAAGGggttgctgctgcttttcagataTCTCCCTATAATTTCAGAAGTGATCCATCAGAGGAACAGTTTCAGCAACAAATTCCAGGTCCCTGCAGGACCAAATAAAATGCCACATACCTTTAGggataaataaattaatttctttACTCCCCTCACATGTAGTCTATTTCTCTAACATTAAGCAGCAGGTGAGGTAGTGGTACAACGGGTAGAGAGTATGACCCAACCATAGAAGCTATTGGATTCAGTTATTACCTAGAGAATTAGCAGGAAAATAGCAAAGCTATCAAACAATATGCCTAACTCTAAAGGAATATTGCACTAGGAAACTGATCCATTGCTTGCACAGAAGCCTCAGCTGTGCTTTTTGTAATGATGCTGAAAAGTGTCTTGTCCCATTTCCAATAGCAGTTAAAATTCAGTACTGGTTCAGGGGAACACATCAACAGAGAGTCAATTTCCTAGTGAAGATGGGGCTTAAACatacaacaggaaaaaaaaatcagcaacttCAGTCTCTCTTTCCTCAAAAAAGGTCACTCTTCCTGACCGACATTAGTTGAAATGACTAAACAGAGAACATACATTACATTCTGTATagtgtaaaaaaacccaacagtacAAGCCATAACTAAAGTTATTGTAGCTTTACGTTGAGAAGTATTTCATATAAGTTAGAGAAGGTGACTTACTTGCTGCCGAATCCGTGGATTCCATCTAATGTAATAATTGACCCAAAGTTCCAAGTGACGCATACTAGCTACTGGATAGAGTGCTCGATTCAGTTCTTTAGTATAAAAAGGATTGGTGTGCTTTGCTTTTTCACTATTTATCAGTGACCACAATGACAATGTTCTCTCAGTCACTTTctgcaaagaaaatgaaatggTAAGGGTTTTGAGTATTTGTACAGTATAAGAGAGCACGCACTATGGTAACTCCAGTTACACTTTTCATATAGCATGGTTCTGTTCCAACTAGAAGTATCACATGTATAATCACTATATGAAGAAATTCCACAAGCAGTAACAAACTTACAAAGTACCCTGAAGTCTGAATATTGTCATTTTGATACATGAAAACAAGCTTGCTGTCTTGCAACTGTTCCAATAACACTGCCATTTTTGCTACCTTGGCTATAcacaacttactttttttttttaaattaagatcatATATTCTTCCTGCCACAGCCAAACAATCATCAGTTTTACCTACCTCTTTTTCTCTAACAGATTCACAGTTGTACAAGAAAGTACCAAATCGGCAGCTATACAAATGGTCCAGAATTGTAATCAAGAATTGTTCATTGAATTCAAAAGCTGTTGGAAACTAGGCACAAAAAAGTTATTGTTAGAGATTTGTTTCTGTGTGAGTGCACACACACATAGAAACAGTCTGACTGAATAGTTAGCTTAAAAGACATCATTTAGGAAACCTGTTATTAAGTTTACATAAAAATTAGGTTTCCTGCCACAAAACAAGTACAAACATGATGGATTAAATGCTCAAACAGATAAGATGTCAACACTCCTACATTCTTATCAATCAATACATTAGCACATGTCCTGTCAGACCAGCAATGTTGCTTTACAGTTTCTAAGGTTCTGCCACTCTAAAGATGGATAAAGTCTCATCTTGCCTAACAAGAGGCTGGTTTCCTTGTTGATCAGGAACTTTTTCACTTTTGTCTCAAAACGATTAAGATTAAACTACATGCAGGAATTAGGAGCTGATAAAGGTATGGGGTCACTGCAATTAAGCAGAAAGCTGCTGACCTCTCTGTGACAGATTTAACTTGATATTGGAAAAGGATTTGTTTATCCAAACAAAATGCAAGGAGGGGCTTATAGTGGGCAAAAGGAAACTGCAGTACTTAGTTGGTTGCACAGTATTATTACACTAAGTGAACTTGTACATTTCTTGAGGTATCTCAAGTGGAGACAGTAAGTTTCTATAAACAGAATAAGCTGTGAAAGGGTATAGCTGGAAGACTGCAATCCACAAGATAAGATTCAACAGAAATTCAAGGCAAACGTTCTGTCTCCACAATGTTAGCTAAACTTTTATGAATAATTAGCTCTCTGGCAGAAACACAATTAATCAAAATCAGTGAAATACAGTTCTTCAGTAACGATACCATGAAAGATTGCTAACTCAACTACATCAAGATTAGACAACCAAAATGATTACATTTAAACTAGTAATATAACAGTCATAGGCCTAGTGAACTAGTGACCCTGCTTTGCGCTGACACATAGGGGAACCAATATTTGATTTTCAGTTCTTGACTCTCATTTTTTTTTGACCTACATGGGCTAGGTATGCTATAAAGACAATATGCATAGTTTTGTTACTTAATACAAAGAGTTTGTTAGCTCATGAGGTAAAACTGAGTAGCCCCAAGCATTCTTTTCAAGCTTCCAATAGGAAGGACAGGAGCAATGTCACAGTGTCTTCAGGGCAAGGTTTTAGAATAAGAttaaaaaggagggaaggagaaataATCTCAGTGCTGTGAAAACACGGGAAGGGACTGTGAAATAACCTACAGCAGTTTGGTAGACCTAGTTTGATACTCAAAGACTTAAAGTTGTTTTGTCCTTGCATGAGGGAATTTTGTTTCCAGGAACAGTTTTTGGAatgatgaaataaaacaaaattagtcATAATACAGGAATTCTAGTTCCTGTAATTATATGCAACAGTATTACGCTATTATAAACATTCATAACATAATCTGTTTAAATTGTCATAGTACAATCCTTTAAGCATGAAATATCGGTTAATGAGCAAAAGGACTGGACATAAAGCCAGCATATTTTCTACTAAGAAATAGTGAGACTTCCGgcttgggagggaggagagggttaACATACAAAAAAGGTAAGAAAATATGCTACTTTCTACCACTTCGTCAGAGTAGAAAACTTATGTATAcagtggtggtttgtttgtttttgttgtgggttttgggggggggggtttagggGGGGAGTGGCAGCtttttgtttgtggttgtttgttgttttttgaggATTCAGACTCTTAATTCAaggataattttaaaatattgttatttGCTGGATAACATCATCTTGGATATGGCTAGAGCTTACCTGCTTAGACATTTGCCACACGCAATCAATGAACTGGAGAAAGATAGGTGATCTATCAGCATCAGCATGGTTTTTATCACCATGGCCTATTCTCTGAAGTGAAAGAAAGCAAGTTGGACATTACTCATAACTGGTTTTGGTATATATCTGATGTCTATTTTGGTGTGAGACATGCTTCATAAATGCCAAGAGACGCATGAAAAACACATTTGATCTACAATATTACAATGAGAGGGTTAATACTCTATTGTCCACCCTCCTGACTTTAGCTATATAATTTTAcatattaacattattttaaaacacaaagatTTGAAAGATTCTGAAGTGCAAATAACTTCTGCTGGAATCAAGGGGAGTTTCTTGATTAAGGGTTGCAACATTCAGCATTCAAATCAACCCTCCAAAGCACAGGCATTTTCAGCATCCTTAATCCTGTACATAAAGCACTATGCAAAACATGACTGAGGTGGCAAGAACTCCACCTACTTGCACTAGTTTATCTTATCTTCATTTAAGTTTGAAACAATATGACATCTTTTCTCCCTAATACTTACCCAGCTCAATCATTTACACTAAATTCATGCTACTGTTGCCTTCCAAGTCCTGAGTTTCTTTTGAACATGCTGTAAACGTATGGAATCAATTTCTACCAACACTTCCTCAGAGATGGAAATCAAGTTTATGCTCCTTTATCCTACCCCTTCATGTTCTCTCAGAGATAAGTAGTAGCTGTTGTATAGCTTTTCATATTCAAGAATCTTCCTTTCCCAAAATGTAGCAGTATATTTTCTAACTTTCTAAAGATCTGAGCTGAAGCAATGTTGATCCACTGTCAGATGATCCCTCAAAAAAGACAATTCACTTGTGTTACTGTTTTACTACAACTGATGAACTAAAACATCTACTGCATACCTTTAGCCTTGCTGATAAGAGATTCTAAAGAATGTAGCTTCATGCACAGAGTAACTTTCGTAACAGAGTTTGTGCTGCCAGCAGGATGTGAAAATAGCTAGCAGAAGCCAGCAGTATCCCCAGTAAGAGCATGGGTTTACCTGAAAGTCTGCCTTTGTGGGGAAGTTAGGTCCACTTTGTAGGGACTGATGAAGGTGTGATGTGAAGTGAAGAGTAGGTAGTGGCCCTGCAGATATCAGAGGAAGtggcctcctctctctctctctctctctctctctctctctctctctctctctctctctctgcttaagTAGCAGAAAGACAGACTCTGGCAGAGCATCTTTTCGCTGTGAGAGAAGGGGGTTTTACCCTGCTGTCAATACAGGATTTCGGCCAGTCACTAATGTTggccttagagcaggggttggcaacctttcagaagtggtgtgccgagtcttcatttattcactctaatttaaggtttcgcgtgccagtcatacattttaatgtttttagaaggtctctttctataagtctataatataactaaactattgttgtatgtaaagtaaataaagtttttaaaatgtttaagaaacttcatttaaaattaattaaaaatgcagagccccccggacggtggccaggacccgggcagtgtgagtaccactgaaaatcaactcgagCGCCGCCTTTGGCAATCCTTGCACTGGACCATGAAAACAGTTTAACTTTTTGAATATCAGTCCTGTGCAACTAAAGCTGGATAGCTCATCCCTTTACAGCCTGAGAGTAGTATGTCTGTTTGAAAGGAGAGGAAGAGTTTAGGTAAAAGTTGGAAAAAACCATGTGGAGGTATATGATTACTCTGGAAAAGTACTCCTGAGGCAAATGAAAAACTATCAATTTGTCTGAAAAGAAATGGAAGGTATTGGTAGCAAAGATTAATAACTAAGGAGCTTAGCTCTTCAAAACTACAAGCCGGGGAAAGGACAACTAAAAGCCCAATTCTGATTAAATCATGAGATGCAACACATAAGGACTTAAAGAGACAATGACACAAACTTGGGAAGATAAAAGACAGGTCTTACTGAGAGAGAATGGATCTGAAGATGAGCCTCATGTAGGAAAAGCCTTTGAAAAGTTTTTAAGTATAGAGGTGGAGCCTTAAGGATTCTCTCTCACTCAAAAGACTGTAGAAGGAGAGAGCTGGACTTGGTGTTATGACATGGCAGTGCTTAAGTCCTATGTTTAAACCTGTTATGACAAATTCTAGGACATGCTGGAAGAAGGTGGAACACTCTCTCTCAGCACGTCACCTAGAAAAGGTTGTCCAGATTCTTCCATCTGTGTGTCTCATTATGATCAGTCAGAGAAAAGCCAAGAAAAACTGCTGGAGTCAGAAAGCTGAATTTATGTTCCACGTTTCCAGTATTCTTTGCTCCGTCCTGGAGGCATATGGAAAGCTTTCACTATCCTCCTTACTGATGCCTGCTAAATGGCACCATAACATGAGCTGTTCTGCATTTCTAGCAGGATGCAAAAAGgggagacaaagaaaatgaattttacaaaaatgaaataaatgctaTGGACTAGCTTCAAGTCTAGGCAAGACTGATCATTCTGctcaaatttatttttcttcatcaCTTTAGACAGACTGAGTAAAGAGCAGATCAAAACTTGACATGCTGATCAACTGAAAAGTTGAACACATTTATAGAACCTTCATAGCATGCAAGTTTCAATACAAGCATCTAAAAATCGTCCTTGCTTAAGAATTTACAATGTAcatagaaaacattaaaaaacagttCCTTTCAATAATTTTCTTTAATTCTTACCGATGCAAATTTGTGTCCAAAGCTTATCCACTCCTTTTGTACCAGAACTTCAAAACCCACAATTGTTCTGTAGTAGCTGTCTAACATCAACATGGCTAGAGAAGTTAATTGTGCTGTTCGGTCCCAACCATCACTACAGTGTACCAACACTGAGCTCTTCCCTGAAGACACCTTGTCTGCCACTTGAATAGCTCCTGTCAAGACAAGCTGACAACGAGGTACAGATACCAGACAATTCAGAAGGTTAGTGTTATCATTCCAGCAAAAATGATTGATTTTttacaattttaattaaaagactTGGCGAAGAACACCTGTGTGTATCTTAAATTAATCAGATTTTTCTGGGAGTTCAGCAATTTGCAATttctactgtaaaaaaaaaacgaAGACCCAAACTATACAAGATAGGGTTTACTAAGAAAAAGAgaaccaaactcatttcacagcaACTTCTCCAAAATGGGATAGAAAATAGTGTCTTTACCATACTGAACaaaataaaagctttttaaaaataggattacCACAAGAAGTACCTGTGTTAAAAATTACACATTCCATTTAGTTCCTTTTGAGTTAAAGATTTGAGACAGATGCTATTGCTAAAATTAAAGCCTGTTTTATCCTTTTCTCGTGTTTATTTTTGCAACCATTCACTTAACATGAAAATTCTAAGTAAACAGTAGTTATTACAGCAGGGCATACATTATAAAAATGCAGAAATGTTAGGGGTACAAGCCAAAAAGCCAGCTGACAAAATATATtgctaaaaacatttttatgacAATTAATgcatactttaaaatattttatttcaattataaAGTGGAGCGCACACAGCCCGTTTGCAAAGAAAATGAAGTTCAAAAAttcatataataaataaatattgctaGATTAAAACTTGTACGTTTTGTAAATTGCAGTTTACTTAAACATGCTGTAAAATAGTTTAATTTTCTGTGTTCATGTGCTCTTGCAACTCAAGAATCTTTATTTTACAGCACTCATTTATTAATTTAATCTTAATCTTACACTGTCTTGTACTTATTCAATTATTAAACTACCTTCATCTGTTCCCCCCAAAAGCAaggtacatctctaccccgaaaTAACGTGATCCGAtacaacacgaatttggatataacgcagtaaaacaGTGCAGGGGgcggcggggctgcgcactccggtggatcaaagcaagttcgatataacgcagtttcacctataacgcggtagagattttttggctcccgaggacagcgttatatcaaggtagcagtgtatgtcaatatttaaaattataaatgtCTCTTACTGTTGATAAATAGGGATATTAAAACGATATATTCTTAAGACTAGTACAATCTAGACAGAGCTATTGGATATTAACACCTCTATACCTGAATAATTTTACAGCCTGACTAATCAAAAGGTAACCCACTTTGTGTAGAGTAGATAAATGCTGCCTCTTATTTAAAAGAATTCTTTTGGAAAATAGCATCTGTAATAAAGAGAGCAAGTCTGATATTTGCAGAAGTCCTACCCTACCAGCCAACTCTTTATACAGTTTCCAACAAGCAAAACAGTAAGACATTTTCAAGGTCACTCAATTCCAGAAAAGCAATAATTAAGATTCTTCAGTAATCACACaaattaaaaagcaaattaaTGTGGTTTttcttttaccaaaaaaaaaaaaaaaaaagtcatgtaaGGTAagtgaaaaatctgatccctacagAATATTATTTTGTGCTAGAAACTCACCTTGATATGTTCTAACCAGTGAGTTGACTCCAAACTAGATAGCCAGTGGGATTCTTCTACATTAGGATAAACAATGTCCTTCAACTTTTTTAAAGATTCCCTCATGACATGAATATTATGAATATCTAGGAAGAAGAGTTCTGCATTGGGATATGCATCATCGCCTTCATATCCTCCCCCAGTGgcctaaaaaacaaaaatagattttaaatctACTTTTAGTTGTCATTTAAACTCTGCTGAAATACTTTAATAAAGATGGAAGGGATTAAACTTTCTTTAGGACACCCTGCCACATTACCAAGTCAATTATTTATGAGGAAGTCCACCTATATAGCCCAACTATATTAGGCTAGCCctgtttttatattatatttagtaattattaaatatatttttagaaagctTTATTTCACCTCAATACAAACTTCATCATgaagaaaataatagaaaatgCAAATCCAAGGTAGCTTGCTTTGTGCCCAATAAATGTTTTTTTCGTAAAAGTTCTAACAAAGTTCAAATCTGTCCATCAATCTAGTTTTCTTTCTGGAACCCACATgagttgctgctgttgctgtcgCCTTGTCTTAGATAAACATATCAGGCCATGAAGTTAGAGAATGATTTTGGCAACTCTTACAGGGCCCTTTGTAAGAGTTTGATCCAGGTGTCAAATCTGAAGAGCATCACTTTTCTTGCATACATTCAGAAGTCTGGGCCTCTCCCAACAGAACTGGATATATCTTGTTTCTATCTCTGTTGATTTTCATTCTTGCAACATGCCCTGTCCTCCAGCTCATGATAGTGGATGTTACTTTCTAAGATGGTCTGATATTGATCAAAAGATCTTTTAACTTTCAACTATTTATTTCAGTTAATATTTTCCTTAATAGAGCGCCAATATACCTGAATTTCCCATCTTCCAACTTTGGCAAGATTAGCAGCTACCTCATTCCTGCGCATACAAACATGATTAAATCCATGGAAAAATCAATTTATTGCTTTGCTTTTTGATTCTTTTTATGAACTGGATTGATGAAAATGTTCTGGTTTCTTTGAAAGAAACGGAGGAGTGCTGCTTGCAAGTCAACAAACATCACAACATCCGCCTCTATTTCTGCTCTACACTTGCAGTGCAATGAGAATagctttcatttcatttcatttgaacAGATATACCCCAAACAAATGCTCTCTTTCTTGCACTCGCTATTAGGCCTCTAGATACAAatcaccacaccacaccacaatcACCATTATTGAAAAATGTGTCTGACAAATCATCAGCATACAGATAAATCTGTTTTGCCTTGTGGCTAATGCTGTTGGATGGTCTATTCTACAATCTTCCAAGCCTGTGTGCTCTTTTGATCAAGGTTCCAAAAGGAGAGGTATTTACTGAAGCAGATAGGTTCATGTGGAGGAATTATTGGCTATACAAGCTTCCTCACACATTTCACCCTTCCACCATCATCACATGCTTCCATGTCCTCCAAAGCCTTTATGCATCTTTCAAAATAAGATAATCATTTCAGTCTTGATTTGGTTTTCCAGTTCCTGAACAGTGATGATATTCAGGTTCCCTATTTTCATAAGTGCCAAAATTAAGAAgtgaaacaaaacagttataataatGTTGTCTAAAAGAGC
It includes:
- the MTM1 gene encoding myotubularin, which produces MASSSPKYNSNSLESSSIKRIPKDGTKWEQNEEIPRLPGETSITDKEVIYVCPFNGAVKGRLYVTNYRLYLRSVELDPVVILDVPLGVIARIEKMGGASSRGENSYGLDITCKDMRNLRFALKQEGHSRRDIFEILTKYAFPQSHNLPFFAFVNEEKFAENGWMVYNPMPEYRRQGLPNEQWRVTFINEHYGLCDTYPSLLVVPYNATDDDLKKVSAFRSRNRIPVLSWIHPENQAVVMRSSQPLVGMSGKRNKDDERYLDIIRDANGQISKLTIYDARPSVNAVANKATGGGYEGDDAYPNAELFFLDIHNIHVMRESLKKLKDIVYPNVEESHWLSSLESTHWLEHIKLVLTGAIQVADKVSSGKSSVLVHCSDGWDRTAQLTSLAMLMLDSYYRTIVGFEVLVQKEWISFGHKFASRIGHGDKNHADADRSPIFLQFIDCVWQMSKQFPTAFEFNEQFLITILDHLYSCRFGTFLYNCESVREKEKVTERTLSLWSLINSEKAKHTNPFYTKELNRALYPVASMRHLELWVNYYIRWNPRIRQQQPNPVEQRYMELLALRDDYMRRLEELQITNNSKISNSSASSASPSQMMSHVQTHF